The DNA segment AGCGTCCATTGGCATGTAGACCAAGCACAAGAAAAATATCACGGCCATCCACATCTCGTAGTAGAGTCTACAAGAAGAGTGTCTGTTTGGGACTCGAAGGGGCGATTGCTACCTGAAGGTGCTGAAAGGGTGGATGATCCATGACTTCGATTGGATCTGCCTCAGCCTCGCTTCGCGGATCGCCGTCATCTTCCTGAAAAATTCGGTGCTCTGAGGGTTGATCTCCGCGATGAGGATGATCGACTTCAGAAAGCGTTTACACCTTTTCAAGCGTGAAGTTGTGGGGGTGACGGGTGGGAGGTAACTGCCCGACGACTCGTCCTCAATTGTGCAAACATGATTCGTTTTCGTGAGAAACATGACTTCTGTTTGTGACAGTGACGTAGGACGACTAAGATTAGGCAAAGTTGGCGGGGGCAAGATAAGACGATGTTTACAAAACTCGAAATATATTTCAATTAACAATGAACACTCTAAAACAACTAGTAAAGAACTGTTTGGGAAGATGCTGTGTTTACGGTTCTTCGAATTTCTTGATGAACATGCGTTCTATCTCCTTGGTGTCAGAGTGTCGCAACTTCGCTTGGTCGAGTATCTGCCTGTACAGGTCCTTATTAGCGTCCATAACCTTCTTGAAGGACTTTCTTTCCAGTTTGTAAACTTGACAAGTCTCCAAAGCGATGATATTAGCAATGCGTTTCTGCTTCGGTACCAACAAAGCAATTTCGCCGAAATAATCACCGTCGACCAAGTGACATATCTGGAACAGTCTAGTCAAGTACCAATTTCGACTCTGACAAAACCTGCACTTCTTTGCCTGAAGGCGAAGACACCGCTACTGTCCCAGATGACAGAAAGTACATACCATCTCCTACAGTACCAGCCTTGATTATAACATCACTCGCCAAATAAATTTCCTGTTTGAGGTACGACAAGATATCTTCCAGGATCTCCTGGGGGAGGTGTTCGAAAATGTTGACGCTGTTGACCAACCTGCGGCAGTCGTGGTACTTGATTTCTTTTCTCAATTTCTCTACAGACAACGGATTAGGCAAGGTTGGGAAGGGTGAGTGTAGTACCAGAGATGAATTTTTCGATCCTGCTCTCGTTGACGTACCTGCCACGGTATTTGTAATGGTAGTAGTCTTGCAGCTTCTTTTGCAAAACTAAAGGAAACTGGTGCGCTGTCATGAAACTGTCAACTTGACTCATCATCTCGTAAAATTTCGTCTCCAGACAGTTGTACACCCTCAACACGTCCACAAGTATGACTACACAGATGGTACTCTGGGCAACTACTGGAAGAGCAAAAGTGGTACTTACCTGTTACATAAGTTGACAAAAACTTCCCTATAACGTATATAATGATACAGAAGATATAGGTGATCCAGGGGGACTTATAGTTAAACTCAATTTCCACACCTGCAGttgacagtttattaaaaaaaaacaattatattGGGAAGTACCCAAAACAAGAGAAGTGGCTGAGTAGCTGTTGTTCAGGTAGAAATTTATGAATCGTGCCAAACTTCGGGATTGTGGGTTGGCGTTATGACGTGTGAATTCGTTATGCTTAACGTGACGAAACAGGATTGGTAAAAAGTACAAACAACAAGCAACATAGTGAGTGATTAGAAATGCCATCAAGCCGATTTTTATCATGAGGAAGGCAAACGCCTTCACATTGAAGAACTGAAAATCAGGATTAGAAGCATCCTTGCAATAGAAGCGTCGCTTACAGCAAACATCCTCTTCGTATACTGAATAAAAGTTAGGATTCGTACAATCTTGAGCATGGCAAAGTAATCAAGAACCTCTGCTATCTCCTCATTGACAAATAAATTCAACTGATGCATTTCCGGTATTGACGAAAGGACGTCAGGAACGAAGTAGATTCCGAAGACGTAGTGTCTGAAAGAATAAATACAGCGCAAGATAACAATGTGGAACATTTCTACTTCGCTATCGACGATGGCTTCATCACAATCTTCTCGTTGTTGGCACAGTACCCGGTCCGAAAATTCATGAGGACGTCGACCAAGCAAACCGTGCAAAGAAATGAATCCAGACCGTTGAGGTTGGTTGGTAACATATTCTTAAAAGAGGCTTCCATTGGCATGTAAACCAAGCAGATGAAAAATATGAAGGACATCCACATCTCGTAGTAGAGTCTAGAAAAAGAGTGTCGGTTCGGGATTTGCGGAATGGACGGCTACCTGAAGGTGCTGAAGGGGTGGATGACCCACGAGCCCGAGACGATCTGCTTTCGTCTCGCATCCTGGATTGCCGAAATCTTCCTGAAATATTCGATGCTCTGAGGGTTGACCTCCGTGATGAGGATGAGCTTTTTCAGAAAGCGTTTGCATCGGAACGAGAGTGGAGAGGTCGGGGTGAGGGGTGGCAGGAAGCTACCCGAGGATTCTTCACCGATTGTGCATACGTGGGTCGATTTTGGTTGAAACATCTCGTTGTGTTTGTGACACTGACGGAACTAGTTTGATTTAGGAATGTGCAAAGTAGGCTTTTTCCAGACACTGGTTAAATagtaaatcaataaaaacaaagataACTTTTCGATTAACAAGTCCAGGTTCTTCTGgggacaataaaaaatcgttttattCCGTAAATACTGTAACAGTACTAGGTACTTCAGAAAATACTTGTGTGCTTTCTTTTCAAccttttttaaagaaaatgtttactttaaaaaatgactGCTTAATGAACTATGATTTTGATTGTATGATtctgaaagttgtgcagatatttaggtaggacgtgttaaaagaaggcaaaataacCCAACTTGCCTTTTACAGATATTAATGAATTACAAAAGAATCAAAAGAATCAGTTTGTTTGAGAAccgctgaaaaatttcaaatttggcgggcaATTTTGACGTACGACCAACCTAAAAAGGTCAAGTTTTTCTGTCattcgaggttatgtttgatttttctcgttaactttttcatgaatttttgataaaatttcaaaattgacgaTAAAATAGTGCCTGCAACTTATTAAGACAATAACAAAGGCTGAAAGAACAAAGTAGAAAGACTGTAATTGTGAGTAAAagcataaaatgaaacatcaaagaagAAGCTCAAAATGCCTGCCATCGTTTACAATGCAGCTTCAGAACGACGTGTTCAATAAAGCCGAACTCGATTCAGAAGGCTTCTGTTTTCACGAATTTCCTGAGCGGGTTTTGAACGTAAAGATGCTTTGAGATTTCTGTCAAATCATAACCtcacaattattaaattccATCATAAAAGATTTCTATCCCAAAGGAAAAACCACAGgtcgtacaaaaaaaaaacaggaaaattCTAGTTTGTTAGTTCTAGAAACAACAATTTTTCGCAAGAGAAATAGCCAGCATCACAGCTTGTTCGCTGAATCAATGACATTTGACATCAGTGACAGTCGATGCGGCTTGACTtgatacacatttttttgaacgctcgataCCATCTACATACCGGGAGGGGCATCGGTTACGCGCAGGCGAggaatcgcgacttctaataaacaaaattgtaaaaaaaattcacacttACTTGAGTATTGGTATGGtatatttcataattttttgataatttttcacttacacacaaagccaaaaaaaaaaattaaaagtaaatttcaaccaaaaagtcaaattctgatttttatactgacctacccagattaacttcctataattatttacgaaatcagcggaaaaaaacacgaattagattttgaagtaaacacaattttacatcttaactttgaaaatcatttttatttatgacctactagttgtgctgtcgtaaatttaggtgacaatgggaactatcaattttatggcaaagctGTAAACAAGAGGCTTCAAAACGGTCGGCTACTAGTGAATGatccttttgttggcaaattataccattttgccataaatcacgcgtctggtttgcggttaaataaaaaagcgaattatttagccaaccaagtcaaaatttttaattgtgaccAGGGTTTGAAGCGCTAGCAAGTACAGATTGATTttgtgtaaaaactttacctaatatgtaaattaacagttaatatcAGAAAACTAACAAAACTGTTAGGGCCTTATTtaatagcaaaaaaaattcaaaaaaatctcaaatataccttgtcaataataattagttaggtatataaaattctttaatattgacacagaacataatacacaacaaagtcaaaatgcggaggcgagacgccggtaattatgttgataagcactgcattattacttgatagtaatatccgtaatagtgtatgtactccggtaaaaaacacatatgcggtttgcaatcgatcattgataaatgtaggatttgcggaactgaaggagAAACacttgaacacatcatttcttcttgcaccgttttggctcaaagcgaatataaaaaacgtcataatatattcgcaaaaattatacacatgaatttagcagttaaattcaaattattaaaggatacacaaccacattatatttataaaccagaaagttgtttagaaaacgacaattacaaattatattttgatcgtacagttttaactgacattcacattcagcataacagaccagacattattattttaaataaacaacaaaagcaagcatatcttttagatatagctgttccaaattcacacaatataacacagacatataatacaaaagttaataaatatttagaactctccgttgctatgtgAAATCTTtggtatttagaaaaaatttcgattttaccatttataatttcagcaacgggaatagtaccgcaatctctttttaaaaattttggacttagagaacacattggtggttgaaattcaaaaaggtatattattatactcatgtcatatcgtgaggaaattccttaacattgacacagaacataaaatacaaaaaagtcaaaatgtggaggcgagacagcggtaattatgttgataagcactgcactattacttgatagtacggtgcgatcaattaaaaaataaatcgagtcggcgtgttgcgtatggcaacccatgctatagcataggctgcaaagcaaactcgatttattttttaaatgatcgctcggtattatccgtatgtactccggcaaaattgccgtgccgccgggtggtctgctttttactaaaattatctttctagtatttttttttttactaaataatgaaatatatgtaattgaattttatgaTTACCATCTTTAACTAATCTTGAAAATTATACTATTAAAGAACACTGAATCacctcattttatttttttttattgttacaacaccaaaaagtttattatttcattactccactcagtgggataagtgagcttcattaccccactcagtgggataagtcaGTCATTATTCCACTTAACTGGTGTAATGAGcctggcggaaataaataacatttaccttttttttaattcggggcggtcttagatacaattttgtacataacacttgggctaaagcatattacaggaaactcgtgtgattacagatgaactcgggctaacgccctcgtcatctgcaatcttcacactcgaatcctgtaatattgcttttatcccactaattgtgtaaataactattttactCTACGTGTAAATTATTGTCTTCatgatattttattattttctgtaCCATCAATGTTAGTATTGgcaagtttattttttttaaagctgaagttaattaatataaagtccattcattttgtattgaacttttcaaggtcaaataattttattttttgactttgtaattatgttttgtaaatagtgacatgcaggtaaacaccgtaaacgttgaattgagcattgctaaatcacattatgttggttatatgcatgtcactatttacaaaacataattacagtgccaaaatttaaattatttgaccttgaaaagttcaatacaaaatgaatggactttacatatGTATAGCTTATGTATAACTGTTACATTAAAAAGCTCTCACGAGAactaattttctaaaattagatttcaaaaacgccCTTAACTCAGTTgaacgggattgtattctgaaGGAAGTGCAATGTCATACCTCACTTCTTTACTCTTATCTTTATCACtgctatagaaatccttcaactttatttttcggtaatcatttaatttcttcttctgttggtgCCTAGCAAGGAGATGCTTGCGTCcctatgatttttagtcttgccgttcaaccaattattttatctttggattctcaactgaatatttggtatttagatgatggaatctttgctgattacccagaagtagttttgtccgactttaagaaagttatcaatttatccagaaaaattggtattgaattaaactttaacaaatgcgagatcttttgctgttctggaaACACAGATTTAAacgtcataaaggaatttcaaaatttagcaccaggtattaaaatttgtgaccgaAAAGGTTTAtatcttttaggctctccaatcgttgaccaaggtttcaaaaacaatgtcgaaaaaactatcattacagttgaaaatcttttaaacacaGCTGACTCCttagcagacacgtggcttatactttaatcaagaactgtcttctcataccaaaatttaattttttattaaagacaactccattttggaaatgttcatcttctcctaatattggtactcttttagataacactttcttccaagtttgtattgatttaagattgggttgtaatctttgtacacctcatatttgcaaatgcaatgcgaaagttgacgaaattggcaacCACGGTTTAAGTTGTtcaaaaagcagtggtagattttccagacacactgaaattaattctattatcaaccggtctttgacttctattcaggttaattcaactttagaatcaaacggactgtctcgggatgatggaaaacgcccagataggttgactttagtaccatggcttaaaggtcaacctttagtttgggacgttactattgtagatacacttgcagatagttacgttttgttgttttgtcgCTGAAATttgctgaaatggcttgcaaacgcaaacagcaaatatagttcaattatttcgtcaaattacatatttaaaggtttagcctttgaaaccttaggcccttggtgtaaagaagccatcgatttcattaatgtcatcggagacatGTCATCAGgcaattcaaaatcaaaaaaattccttttcgacAGGATTTCCCTTTCTAtacaacgtggaaacgctgcaagcattcggggcacttttccagattccgcattattatcggaaatttttgtattgtaaaccaaaaatgttatgtacttaagttgattaattataatattttgataattttctgAAAGTCcactttttgtaaattgcgcgtttatatttttttttaaattaatgtaaagTTTACTTGTCATTTTTCTATCTATTGTCAGGTAATTTATGTCACAAATACCATACAACACACAGTAAAGATATCTtggaattattattacatattaataatttcattgtaGAATATTTGCTTGGAAACGTCAAACGTCATTTGAGTGAAGTGGAACAAATTTAAACACTGAGACGAATATACTCGTACTTtacttttcatttattaactATTCAACATAaacatgaatttttttcaCCGATACATTTGAAATGTAAAGAACAAGTGGAAGCAAGACATGTCATGCTCATTTCACCCAAACGTATTATCCAAAACTGATGCGTTGTCATCAAATGTGGTTCCATTACctgaaaaatatgtaaaatcaAGTGGTTGTTGCGagtaaatttttacattaaaaaactacccttcaaataaattttctaatatttgagtttttatcaatttatttgttaatttttgtgtcaAATGTGGAGTAATTTGTTTCACAGGCAGCACACCATTCACAGCAAAGACATCttggaattattattattattattattaatttcagtgCAGAATATTTGTTTGGAAACATCATTTGAGTGAAGTGGAACAAAAAATACCCAGACGAATATATGTACTTTAGTTTTTATTTgcaattcaaaataaacatgatttttttttgccgatacatttgaaatgtaaaaaaagtgcaagCAAGACATATCACGTCACCCCAAATGCATTATGACAAAACTGATGCGTTATCGTCAAATACGTTTCCAGAAGctgaaaaatatgtaaaatcgAGTGATTGTTGCCTAAGATATTTGATaaatttcaagattttttcaatactaacaattattatgtacttacTGGACTGGGTTTGAACCGTCACCATTAGCGCAGTTAACGTGAAGATAACGATCACAATAATCTGCGACaaaactaaataataataaaaagaaacaagGAATTTTCTATCTCACATTAAACCACTTATCCATTGCTGCGTACAGAAGAACGAATAAAACattgtccattttttaattatagtccgatggatCAATTAATAAGCAGAGCAACTGTTATAcagctatctcttttcaacataatgtaaaacaagctATTGGATTTTTGTACGTATTTTATTAAGTCCGTTCCACTATGCATCTTGCTTTGAcatgtgcgattagagcaagacgcgaattgtacgtttattccactagcgacgtcgtactatggcggacaataaatttaggccggcctgtcattgccttgacatcaaaatgtgaagctggcattatgttcaactaaccccattttcgatttttgtcattcttgtcatcgtgacagcgataatcaaaattaaaattgggaaaagaagcgtgcaccagagagaagtgctactacaaatcagttatgctagtgcgtcatgatctgtaagttacgaaaagggcgaaggaataatgacaataaatggtcgcttgcattgacttttttgaaatgtcagaaatttgccggcctaaatttattgtccgccatagtacatattgggtgattcaaaatgattgtgactaagtatggcaactatgtacgaaaatttatgtggcaactgtgtggatgaggtagagttgtcatttgtatgacatttcataagcctgcatttgatttttttgatatcattacacattgatttgacagttttcaaaattgcgcgactatgaactgtcaaagaaatatcaactctatcctacccacacagttgccacataaattttcatacatagttgccatacttggccacaatcattttgaatcatccAATACATACTTTAACATTGcaatactaatttgagttaggaaaagtgaaaaatttcctactaAGGGCGGGAATAATGTTTCAACACTAAAATCGTTTCCTGGGATATGTAACGTAAAAACTGGTATTTAATTGAGACAAAAACCTAAacgccttcacaatttttcattaataaattgtttctctatggtaacgaaagtagaacaattttgatttcgctttttaatttagaaataattaatagtaagtatattaaaaatatccaaattttatgtattttccaaactccagtagaaaaaatcatgtgtgcaatACGTAGGAAATCTATTTTTTCCGTACACGGCATATTTTTGATCTCGACTATCGTCTCGATCAAAAATCCCATGCCTAAtacggaaaaaaaaatgaatttcctaacttattgcacaaatagctattgtgATCATTttgtacggtgcgatcaattaaaaaataaatcgagtcggcgtgttacctatggcaacccatgctatagcataggctccaaagcatactcgattaattttttaaatgatcgctcggtattaattttaatagaaCAAGAATCCATGGACTAATGGGACAATCTTTTTTGTGTGAAtcattttcctcaaaaattgataaaacaagaaggaaaaatgaaacaatccaTCAATCTCTACCTACTTCCATGGACTATGAGAAACAATCCGGATCACAAGATAGTCAACCTGATGGATCTCAACGATTACGTTGTACTCTATGTcctggaaaatcatttaaggataacaacagattgaaaattcacgtagataagtatcatttcgataataatctatcaactttttctacttcttcttcaaccgattcaataacaaatttgctaattaatttgaaatctcAGTTACCAACTATTAGAAGAATTCCAAAAGCTAGCAGACATTTAGCTGCAGATAAATTAAGttccattattaataattgtctttcgaccaaatcattatcatcctttgagaatcttttgcttttttcgtatagagctttcaatgtagcagagaaatctgataagtcgttgaataagcatataaaagaaaatctttctaattttgaagtacctcaaatacgaactggttctaagaaacgtacaaatttatcattagctaagaaagtagaagcaaaagtagccgattttgatatcagaggagctgttaaattattgtcctcggatgactcattagcttcattcaacgaagatgttgctgaagaacttaaaaaaaaacatccttcaccatctcgcgaactttttttcccagaccctttcaaaccaggagacattagtttaatagtcaatgagcaaaacgttcgagaagctatcaattcatttccagccggttcttcaccaggtttagatggcatgagaccacaatacttgaaagatatcatatctttgtcagcgggtgaagcaggtcagaaggcactaagagctttaaccaaactgtgcaattttttattatctgggcaacttccttcagaaatctgccatttattgtatggcgcgtctttatgtgcccttaacaaaaaagatggaggaattagaccgatcgctatcggaaactgtttgcgaagattgacctcaaagctagcctgttttcaaagtcgaaatattgtaaattcgt comes from the Tenebrio molitor chromosome 9, icTenMoli1.1, whole genome shotgun sequence genome and includes:
- the LOC138138328 gene encoding potassium/sodium hyperpolarization-activated cyclic nucleotide-gated channel 1-like; this translates as MFQPKSTHVCTIGEESSGSFLPPLTPTSPLSFRCKRFLKKLILITEVNPQSIEYFRKISAIQDARRKQIVSGSWVIHPFSTFRLYYEMWMSFIFFICLVYMPMEASFKNMLPTNLNGLDSFLCTVCLVDVLMNFRTGYCANNEKIVMKPSSIAKHYVFGIYFVPDVLSSIPEMHQLNLFVNEEIAEVLDYFAMLKIVRILTFIQYTKRMFAFFNVKAFAFLMIKIGLMAFLITHYVACCLYFLPILFRHVKHNEFTRHNANPQSRSLARFINFYLNNSYSATSLVLGVEIEFNYKSPWITYIFCIIIYVIGKFLSTYVTVILVDVLRVYNCLETKFYEMMSQVDSFMTAHQFPLVLQKKLQDYYHYKYRGRYVNESRIEKFISEKLRKEIKYHDCRRLVNSVNIFEHLPQEILEDILSYLKQEIYLASDVIIKAGTVGDGMYFLSSGTVAVSSPSGKEICHLVDGDYFGEIALLVPKQKRIANIIALETCQVYKLERKSFKKVMDANKDLYRQILDQAKLRHSDTKEIERMFIKKFEEP